The Candidatus Rubidus massiliensis DNA segment TTGTTCTAATGTCGTGTAAATACATTTGCCCTTTATTTTGCATTTTTGTGCCAAAAGCTAAACTTTTTCCTCCAGCTCCAGCGCAATAATCTAGCACATGTTGTCCAGGTTTTGCCTCTACTAGATCTGCTAAAAGTTGACTTCCTTCATCTTGGATTTCGAATAAACCTTCTTTAAACTCAGGTAAAGAAAAAAAATGAATTTTTTGATGAAAGACAATCCCCCAAGGAGAATGTTTACAAAGAGAGATTTGATAAAGATTCTTCCATTTGTTCCAAAGGGTTTCTCTACTTGTTTTAAGGGTATTGACTCGAATAGTTGTCGGTGCTTGAGAATTGCTAATCATGGCAAGTCGATAAGCTTCATCATCACCTAGTGAATCAATAAACAATTGGTATAACTCTTTTGGAAAACTAGCTCTTACGTGAATTGGGATAGATTCATCTTTTTGCCACTCCTCAAAATCTGGTTGAAATAGCTTTTCAATCCTTTGCTCCCAAGTAGGATTAGCTGTTAACTTATAATCGATCAACCCTTTCCATCTTATGAGTTTGTAAGCGTTGTCGGCAATTTCAGCTTTATCTTTAGAGCCAATTGCTGAATTATTTTTAAAATATTGACTAAGACAAAAATCAAAGGGCAACTTTTGTGTTTCGTAATAATTTAAAAATTGAAGAAGATGGTGTATTCTAAATGATTTCATGTTTTAGAGTATCAAAAATTTAAAAGTGAGGATGGTAACAATATTAGGATATGAAATTTTTGCATATTTCTTTCTTGAATGCAATAAGATTAAACTGAACTCATTAAAACTCATAAATCACAAGTAAATGACATATCAAATCTTTTATTTATAAAAAAAAACGGAATGAGTAAAAAGAATCTTTTAATCTTAGGAGGAATAATGAAATGGTTTTATGCCTTTTTAATGTTGCTTGGTAGAATCTGTATCGCAGCTATTTTTTTTACAAGCGGTTTAAATAAATTTACTAATTTCGACTCTAATATAACCTATGTTGCATCTAAAGGGCTTCCCTTTCCCTCTATTATGTTAACAATAGCTGGTATTTTAGAAATTATTGGTGCCTTAAGTGTCATTTTTGGGATTAGAGCCAAAATTGGAGCCATTATTTTGCTTATCACTCTAATTCCAGCCACAATCTTATTTCATGACTTTTGGAATATTGCAGATAGTACCCAAAGAACCATGCAAATGATTCATTTCTTCAAGAATATTTCAATTTTTGGAGGATTACTATATATTATCTGTTGCGGAGCTGGTAAATTTGGTTTTGACTGCAACCATTGTCATCAACATTTTGCAGATCAATGTCCAGCTTGTGGGGGAGAGATTAAAGATACAGTCCATCCACATAAATAATTAAAAAAATAAAGCTTTCATTTGATGAAAGCTTTATGATTTCCTTTGATCGTCTTATAAGAATAATTTATGAAATATAGTTATCAGCATGTTTTTCTATTTATTGCTTCTTGTTTAATTGCATCGTTAAGTTTACCGAGCTTAAGTGTTTGGAGTAGTTTTTTTTCAACCTTTGTGTCTTATTCCATAATATTTTTTTTGACTATTCAATGTGATTTGAAAAAACAAAAGTTTTGGCTTGGAACGGCTTGGTTTACCTTTGTCAACTTAAGTCAATTATCCTGGTTTTTATCTCATCCTTTTTACTATATCCTTATTCTGTGGATCGTTTTAAGTTTGCTTTTAGGAATGCAATTTGGATTTATCTGTTCTCTTATCAACAAAAAAAACATAAAGTCAATCTCATCTATTTTAGGCATCGCTTCCTTGTGGACATTGTTAGAATGGAGCCGCTTATTTTTTCTATCCGGTTTTTCATTTAGTCCCCTTGGAATGTCTTGGAGCTTTTCTTTGTATGCGATCCAATTTGCTTCTTTAATAGGAATCTATGGTTTGAGCTTTTGGCTAATTTTAACGAATTTATTAATCCTACGCGCTTATATCTACAGATTTTCATTTGTAATTCCCATATTTATTGCTATAACCCCTTATTTATTTGGATTTATTCACTATTCATATCATAAAAAGCAACTTGATCAACACACCGAAACGTTTGATGCATTATTGATTCAAACAGGTTTTCCAATAGAAGAAACCTTACCTGCATGGAATAGTGGCGAAATGGTTTTATTTGTAATGGAGGAATGGAAACGAATTCTTCTTAGTTTATCTGATTTCAATTCAAATCCTTTAGATCTGATTGCTCTACCAGAGTTTACCGTTCCTTATGGAACATATTCATTTGCATTTCCCTATGATCAAATATATGAGATGTTTTCACAATATTTTTCAAAAGAAAAATTGGATTCCTTACCACAGCTTAAAGCCCCATTTGCATACTTTCATCCTTCAAGAGGGTGGTATGTAAATAACGCCTTCATAGCGCAAGGAATTGCTAATATCTTTCAAACAAACGTAGTAGCTGGTTTAGAAGATGCAGAAAATGTAGAGGGAAAAGGAAAAGTTTATTATAGTTCGGCCCAATATTTTTGCCCCTTTAAAGAGACAATTGCTCAAGAGCATACTTATCCAACAATTGATCGGTATGATAAAAGAGTTTTAGTTCCAATGGGAGAGTACATCCCTTTCACTTTTTTAAGTGAACTTGCAAAAAGTTATGGTATTGGAGGCTCACTAACGCATGGAAAAAATGCCAAAGTTTTTACCCATAATAAAACCCCTTTTTCTACATCTATTTGTTATGAAGAAACATTTGGTCATTTGATTCGTGAAGGTAGCACTTTAGGATCTCGTCTGTTAGTCAATTTAACAAGTGATGTTTGGTTTCCAACTGTTTCACAAAATCATTTTGATCATGGCAAGATTCGAACTGTTGAAAATGGTGTGCCATTAATTAGATGTTGTAACGTTGGGATAACTTGTGGTGTAGATGCTTTAGGGCAATTAATTAATCGTTTGGAAAATGATGGCACTAATCAAAAAACAGAAGCGTTATTAGTAAAAATACCTACTTATCACTACCAAACTCTTTATGCAAAAACAGGCGATAATATTTTAATAAGTTTTTGTGGTTTATTTGCCATTTATTTTTTTATTAAAAGAAAAAAAGATTTAAGTAATTAATCAAAACCTTGCTTAAAATCAAGTCTATTGATTACGATTTAGACTTCTATTATTTTTAATTATCT contains these protein-coding regions:
- the rsmB_2 gene encoding Ribosomal RNA small subunit methyltransferase B, with protein sequence MKSFRIHHLLQFLNYYETQKLPFDFCLSQYFKNNSAIGSKDKAEIADNAYKLIRWKGLIDYKLTANPTWEQRIEKLFQPDFEEWQKDESIPIHVRASFPKELYQLFIDSLGDDEAYRLAMISNSQAPTTIRVNTLKTSRETLWNKWKNLYQISLCKHSPWGIVFHQKIHFFSLPEFKEGLFEIQDEGSQLLADLVEAKPGQHVLDYCAGAGGKSLAFGTKMQNKGQMYLHDIRTKALLEAKVRMKRSGLQNVQFLQENAKQLMKLKKKMDWVLVDAPCSGTGTLRRNPDMKWRFEIEMIQRLVGQQRQIFEKALSYLNPSGKIVYGTCSILRQENEEQMEHFLKTYPLEIVNSPLLIRPETNGMDGFFGVVFQWKKKNI
- the yphA gene encoding Inner membrane protein YphA; amino-acid sequence: MKWFYAFLMLLGRICIAAIFFTSGLNKFTNFDSNITYVASKGLPFPSIMLTIAGILEIIGALSVIFGIRAKIGAIILLITLIPATILFHDFWNIADSTQRTMQMIHFFKNISIFGGLLYIICCGAGKFGFDCNHCHQHFADQCPACGGEIKDTVHPHK
- the lnt gene encoding Apolipoprotein N-acyltransferase, which gives rise to MKYSYQHVFLFIASCLIASLSLPSLSVWSSFFSTFVSYSIIFFLTIQCDLKKQKFWLGTAWFTFVNLSQLSWFLSHPFYYILILWIVLSLLLGMQFGFICSLINKKNIKSISSILGIASLWTLLEWSRLFFLSGFSFSPLGMSWSFSLYAIQFASLIGIYGLSFWLILTNLLILRAYIYRFSFVIPIFIAITPYLFGFIHYSYHKKQLDQHTETFDALLIQTGFPIEETLPAWNSGEMVLFVMEEWKRILLSLSDFNSNPLDLIALPEFTVPYGTYSFAFPYDQIYEMFSQYFSKEKLDSLPQLKAPFAYFHPSRGWYVNNAFIAQGIANIFQTNVVAGLEDAENVEGKGKVYYSSAQYFCPFKETIAQEHTYPTIDRYDKRVLVPMGEYIPFTFLSELAKSYGIGGSLTHGKNAKVFTHNKTPFSTSICYEETFGHLIREGSTLGSRLLVNLTSDVWFPTVSQNHFDHGKIRTVENGVPLIRCCNVGITCGVDALGQLINRLENDGTNQKTEALLVKIPTYHYQTLYAKTGDNILISFCGLFAIYFFIKRKKDLSN